A stretch of Tigriopus californicus strain San Diego chromosome 11, Tcal_SD_v2.1, whole genome shotgun sequence DNA encodes these proteins:
- the LOC131890301 gene encoding brain-specific homeobox protein homolog codes for MGNFGSMLSLHKQHPSLFLPNGMSFSSFFSAESGKQCRRRKARTVFSDAQLCGLERRFEAQRYLSTPERVELATALSLSETQVKTWFQNRRMKHKKHLRKHSGDSRSPGFVPSSGQDEPTQNSDTQVDFSSNSDLGLARPTRSGSPSLSVPGSPLPSHGGFPTSLLVHSLTSSINASKVHNAFGGSTKNSFNTSNHLSAPGSTVLNMSPSSAFVQASESRPMTTSSVFYPRSSCQ; via the exons ATGGGAAATTTTGGATCGATGTTGTCATTGCACAAACAACATCCCTCGCTATTTCTGCCCAATG GCATGTCGTTCTCGTCATTCTTTTCGGCGGAAAGTGGGAAGCAGTGTCGGCGGAGAAAAGCGAGGACAGTGTTTTCCGATGCGCAACTCTGCGGCCTAGAAAGGCGATTCGAAGCCCAAAGATACCTCTCTACACCCGAACGAGTGGAACTAGCCACGGCACTGAGCTTGTCAGAAACCCAG GTTAAAACGTGGTTCCAAAATAGGCGAATGAAGCACAAGAAGCATCTGAGGAAGCATAGCGGCGATTCCAGATCTCCGGGCTTTGTTCCATCTTCCGGCCAAGATGAGCCGACTCAAAATTCAGACACTCAAGTTGATTTTAGTTCAAATTCAG ATCTTGGCTTAGCTCGTCCCACTAGATCTGGTTCACCTTCCCTGTCGGTCCCGGGATCCCCTCTCCCCAGTCACGGTGGATTCCCGACGTCTCTCCTAGTTCATTCTCTCACGTCCTCCATCAACGCATCCAAAGTTCACAACGCATTCGGCGGGAGCACCAAGAACAGTTTTAATACTAGCAATCACCTGTCCGCTCCAGGCTCAACTGTTCTGAATATGTCGCCCTCATCAGCTTTTGTACAAGCTAGCGAAAGTAGGCCAATGACAACTTCCAGTGTATTTTATCCACGCTCTTCATGTCAATGA
- the LOC131890559 gene encoding mitochondrial basic amino acids transporter-like has translation MALDFAAGCIGGAAGILTGYPFDTIKVRIQTGTSGGTSSTFKCMSNIIRKEGALTLYRGMASPLAGVAAINAVGFGVYGNLLRRSEDPTSIHSVTMAGTAAGCVQAFIASPFELVKTQMQVGSGSKNTIETIRYILDQVGVRGLTKGLSWTITREVPGCAVYFGSYEVMIRGREDNFPLAFFTGGLAGILSWIVTYPQDVIKSRLQADGFGANRQWKNGYHCLVTSLRNEGYSCLWRGIGSTVIRAFPVNGATLAVVTLVKRTMSDDDSFSFFDSSCLYTSEHLYVKLPPAAHTVFGPNYQHLRNVSSLATDVAPGIIQDYGPDRSTLTQARFHMESSLFSLGVPTENLVEKPILIGTMRNHFPATALLRRLSSTLAAIHGLNLRIRESYHTLFTEEHAHCPANCHDVNLDIDSCVMLKSLSPHDLVREPSILVRERGFHIRPKQITSADFLDATDQDASSDEDRILGFYYVVS, from the exons ATGGCCCTGGATTTTGCTGCGGGTTGCATCGGGG GTGCTGCGGGTATTTTGACGGGATATCCATTTGACACCATCAAAGTGCGAATCCAAACCGGCACTTCAGGTGGAACCTCCTCCACGTTCAAATGCATGTCCAATATCATCAGAAAAGAAGGG GCTCTCACCCTCTACAGAGGGATGGCTTCGCCATTGGCGGGAGTGGCAGCCATCAATGCCGTGGGATTTGGAGTATACGGCAATCTTTTGAGACGAAGTGAAGATCCAACATCAATTCATTCCGTGACCATGGCGGGTACGGCAGCCGGATGCGTGCAG GCGTTTATTGCCTCTCCATTTGAGCTGGTAAAGACGCAAATGCAAGTGGGAAGTGGAAGCAAGAACACGATTGAAACCATCCGATATATCCTGGATCAAGTGGGCGTGAGAGGACTCACAAAAGGGTTGTCATGGACAATTACCCGAGAGGTCCCTGGCTGTGCCGTCTACTTTGGCTCCTACGAAGTGATGATTCGAGGACGAGAGGACAATTTCCCCCTCGCCTTTTTCACCGGTGGTCTGGCCGGGATCTTGTCCTGGATCGTGACCTATCCTCAAGATGTGATCAAGTCTCGCCTTCAAGCCGATGGCTTCGGAGCCAATCGCCAATGGAAAAACGGTTACCATTGTTTAGTCACCTCCCTCAGAAATGAAGGATACTCGTGTCTGTGGAGAGGCATTGGCTCCACTGTGATCAG AGCTTTCCCCGTGAATGGGGCCACCTTGGCCGTGGTCACGTTGGTGAAGAGGACCATGAGCGACGACGATTCGTTTTCCTTCTTCGACTCGTCGTGTCTGTATACATCCGAACATCTCTACGTCAAATTGCCTCCAGCGGCTCATACCGTGTTCGGTCCCAACTACCAACATTTGCGCAACGTGTCCTCTCTGGCGACAGATGTGGCCCCCGGGATCATTCAAGACTACGGACCCGATCGGAGCACGCTCACTCAGGCCAGATTTCACATGGAGTCCTCGCTTTTTTCCCTTGGAGTCCCCACAGAGAATTTGGTGGAGAAG CCCATCTTGATTGGCACAATGAGGAATCATTTCCCGGCCACGGCGTTGTTGCGCCGGCTCAGTTCGACGCTGGCCGCGATTCATGGGTTGAACCTGCGGATTCGCGAGTCTTACCATACTCTGTTCACCGAGGAGCACGCCCATTGTCCCGCCAACTGCCACGACGTGAATTTAGACATTGACAGCTGTGTCATGTTGAAAAGCTTGTCACCCCATGATCTGGTTCGGGAACCAAGTATTTTGGTTCGAGAGCGAGGATTCCACATCCGACCCAAGCAAATTACGTCCGCAGATTTCCTCGACGCTACGGATCAAGACGCCTCTTCAGACGAGGATAGAATATTGGGTTTCTACTACGTTGTCAGTTAG
- the LOC131890861 gene encoding uncharacterized protein LOC131890861: MNKMSRAQCGLFVLSCLLSQCWIPAWTRSLTLIETANCASISQACFESADCCSSECHEDRHFCCVPEGARCLGEDGTCCSGFCDPDVAMCGQRPPGTNTTASMTVPIYSDNIMWHTHHDDQHGNMNQNSLESDGTAPKTRFIWNGQSSSDF; this comes from the exons ATGAACAAAATGTCACGTGCCCAGTGTGGACTATTCGTCCTAAGCTGTCTCTTGAGCCAGTGTTGGATTCCAGCCTGGACTCGATCTCTCACCTTGATTGAAACTGCAAATTGTGCGTCCATCTCTCAAGCG TGCTTTGAGAGTGCCGATTGTTGTTCAAGCGAATGTCACGAAGACCGGCATTTTTGTTGCGTCCCTGAAGGAGCTAGG TGTTTGGGTGAGGACGGAACGTGCTGCAGCGGGTTTTGCGATCCTGACGTGGCCATGTGTGGTCAACGCCCCCCCGGGACGAACACGACCGCCTCCATGACCGTTCCTATCTACAGTGACAACATCATGTGGCACACCCACCATGACGACCAACATGGCAACATGAATCAGAACTCCCTTGAAAGCGATGGGACGGCTCCAAAGACCAGATTCATTTGGAATGGGCAATCCAGTAGCGACTTTTGA